In Thiothrix unzii, the sequence TAAACAAGCCAAAGCCTTATTTGAGAAATCATTGCAACTTAATCCGACGGCATTGGATGGTTCGGCGCAAGCTTCATTGGGATCATTGTATTACCAAGTACCGGGTTGGCCTGTGGCATTTGGGGACGATACTAAGGCTGAGGAGCATCTGAAAGCGGCGTTGAAAATTAACCCGAATAGTATTGACGCCAACTATTTCTACGGTGATTTTCTGTTGCAAGCTAAGCGTTATGATGAAGCGGTTACTTATCTGAATGCGGCGTTAAATGCCCCAGATCGTCCCGGTAGGCAGGTGGCTGATACGGGTCGTCGTCAGGAAATCAAGCAGGCTTTAGCCAAAGCACAAAAGTAAACTGCCACTTCTGATCGTCAGTCAACGCGGAACGGGGGCAAACACTGCCCTCCGTTTTCACGTGATTCAGTGGTTTTAATCCATCAACTCCAGCCGATCCGCAAGCTTATCCAACGCCGCCTGAGCGCAGGCTGCATCTTTATCACCGCCGGGCGCACCACTGACTCCCACTGCACCCAGTAATGAGCCGCCGCTTTCGATTTCCAAACCGCCTTCCAGCATAGTGATGCCGTCGACTTCGTTCATTTCGTCTTTAATGTCGGCGCGGCTGCTACGGAACTCACCAGAATTGACCCCAGACATAATCACTGCGTTGGCTTTTTCCTCGGCAATTTGCAGGGCAAAGCGCGGGGTGAGGGTGTCACGCAAGACCGCTTGCACCGCTGCACTGCGATCAACCACGACGGCTACTACATTGTAACCTTGAGCGCGGCACGCCAGCACGGATTCACGCGCAATGTC encodes:
- a CDS encoding tetratricopeptide repeat protein; protein product: MKLTRTLLGLCLIAVTTFSTLAHAAGDVAELQQEWARIKYQLSGKDAKLQAIHALEETAAQAVAANPNSAELLIWQGIILATDAGIVKGMSALGNVKQAKALFEKSLQLNPTALDGSAQASLGSLYYQVPGWPVAFGDDTKAEEHLKAALKINPNSIDANYFYGDFLLQAKRYDEAVTYLNAALNAPDRPGRQVADTGRRQEIKQALAKAQK
- a CDS encoding GlcG/HbpS family heme-binding protein; this translates as MNITQYTKIATVAVLLLGLNSTYAEDSKDAAKAPDMLAVKQIGMELALDIARESVLACRAQGYNVVAVVVDRSAAVQAVLRDTLTPRFALQIAEEKANAVIMSGVNSGEFRSSRADIKDEMNEVDGITMLEGGLEIESGGSLLGAVGVSGAPGGDKDAACAQAALDKLADRLELMD